One window of Marinomonas primoryensis genomic DNA carries:
- the rng gene encoding ribonuclease G, which translates to MSEDVLINVTPMEIRVALVENGVLQEVYIERSSRKGIVGNIYQGKVVRVLPGMQAAFVDIGLERAAFIHVSEVVDRDAINPSDQIGDYLREGQSLVVQVTKDPISSKGARLTTHLSIPSRYLVYMPDQAHVGVSQRIEDEVERERLKLLVSEALTDADESSGYILRTAAEKAGEEEILSDIKFLTRLWQSVKRRMQNAKAPSVIYEDLPLHLRTMRDLVGLTTEKIRIDSKENYAKLRSFAEDFIPDLKDRIEYYPGERPIFDLYSVEDEIHKALDRKVQLKSGGYLLVEQTESMTTIDVNTGAFVGSRNLEETIYKTNLEAATAIGRQLRLRNLGGIIIIDFIDMEDEEHKRQVLRMLEKILDADHAKTKITGVSELGLVEMTRKRTRESLGQTLCEPCRSCRGSGLVKTPETVCYEVFREILRADRAYDSQTYTVLAASSVVERFHDEEGAAVAELEAFIGKTIRFQVDSVYTQDQYDVVLR; encoded by the coding sequence ATGAGTGAAGACGTACTCATTAATGTTACTCCCATGGAAATTCGTGTTGCTCTAGTTGAGAACGGGGTGTTACAAGAAGTTTACATCGAACGCTCAAGTCGTAAGGGCATTGTGGGTAATATTTATCAGGGTAAAGTGGTTCGAGTGTTGCCTGGTATGCAAGCTGCCTTTGTCGATATTGGTCTTGAAAGAGCCGCTTTTATTCATGTGTCAGAAGTGGTGGATCGCGATGCAATTAACCCAAGTGATCAAATTGGTGATTATTTGCGTGAAGGGCAATCTCTCGTAGTTCAAGTTACTAAAGATCCTATTAGCTCTAAGGGCGCTCGTTTAACAACACATCTTTCAATCCCTTCTCGTTATTTGGTTTACATGCCGGATCAGGCTCATGTAGGAGTGAGTCAGCGAATAGAGGATGAGGTCGAGCGCGAACGTCTTAAGTTGCTTGTATCCGAAGCTTTAACAGACGCAGATGAAAGCAGCGGCTATATCCTGCGGACAGCAGCGGAAAAAGCGGGAGAAGAAGAAATTCTTTCTGATATTAAGTTTTTGACCCGACTCTGGCAGTCTGTCAAACGTCGTATGCAAAACGCTAAAGCCCCTTCAGTTATTTATGAAGACCTTCCCTTGCATTTACGCACTATGCGGGATTTGGTTGGGCTGACGACAGAGAAAATCCGCATTGATTCCAAAGAAAACTACGCGAAGCTGAGATCGTTTGCTGAAGATTTTATACCGGACTTGAAGGATCGTATCGAGTATTATCCGGGCGAACGTCCTATATTTGATCTATACAGTGTTGAAGATGAAATTCATAAGGCGCTTGATCGAAAAGTACAACTGAAGTCTGGAGGTTATTTGTTGGTTGAGCAGACTGAGTCAATGACCACCATAGATGTTAACACAGGTGCTTTTGTTGGCAGTCGTAACCTTGAAGAGACCATTTACAAGACCAATCTTGAAGCGGCGACGGCCATCGGTCGGCAGTTAAGATTAAGAAATCTTGGTGGTATTATCATTATTGATTTTATCGACATGGAAGATGAAGAACACAAGCGTCAAGTATTGCGGATGCTTGAAAAAATACTAGACGCGGATCATGCCAAAACAAAAATCACCGGTGTTTCTGAGCTTGGTCTAGTAGAAATGACAAGGAAAAGGACGCGTGAAAGTCTCGGACAGACCTTGTGTGAACCTTGTCGGTCCTGTCGTGGGAGCGGTTTAGTTAAAACCCCAGAGACGGTTTGTTACGAGGTATTTCGAGAGATTTTAAGGGCAGATCGTGCTTATGATTCACAAACCTACACAGTATTAGCCGCCAGTTCGGTTGTTGAGCGCTTTCATGATGAAGAGGGAGCGGCTGTAGCGGAATTAGAGGCTTTTATTGGTAAAACAATTCGTTTTCAAGTGGATTCTGTCTATACACAAGATCAATATGATGTTGTGTTACGCTAG
- a CDS encoding Maf family protein: MLVLASASPRRKELLSLLVKEFEVLPADIDETPMYQENAEDYVVRMAIEKASAAALKYRQQADFDMSATFIASDTSVVIDGRILGKPASLEDSLSMLRLLSGRSHKVITSLCFSNLQHEHIATKLVVSDVLFRKISNVEIEQYWKTGEPQDKAGSYAVQGLGAIFVRSISGSYSAVVGLPLYETAQLLAQFGIHSLEEMSHE, encoded by the coding sequence ATGCTTGTTTTGGCTTCAGCTTCGCCAAGAAGAAAAGAACTACTGAGCCTCTTGGTGAAAGAATTTGAGGTTTTGCCTGCCGATATTGATGAAACACCGATGTACCAAGAAAATGCGGAGGATTATGTTGTTCGCATGGCGATAGAGAAGGCTAGTGCCGCAGCGCTGAAATATAGACAGCAAGCCGACTTCGATATGTCGGCTACTTTTATTGCTTCAGATACAAGTGTTGTCATTGATGGACGTATTTTAGGAAAACCCGCTTCACTTGAAGACTCTCTCTCTATGTTAAGGCTGCTTTCTGGCCGCTCCCATAAAGTTATTACCTCTCTATGTTTTTCTAACTTACAGCATGAGCATATAGCAACAAAGCTTGTTGTCAGTGACGTGCTGTTTCGTAAAATCTCTAATGTTGAAATAGAGCAATATTGGAAAACTGGTGAACCTCAAGACAAAGCGGGTTCTTATGCTGTTCAAGGGTTGGGTGCTATTTTTGTTCGCTCTATCTCCGGTTCTTACTCCGCTGTTGTTGGCTTACCGTTATATGAAACGGCGCAACTATTGGCTCAATTTGGAATTCATTCGCTAGAGGAAATGTCCCATGAGTGA
- the mreD gene encoding rod shape-determining protein MreD — protein MKPIFVFCITLLTALMLEAVPFPEELVWFRPEWALLVILYWVIALPFRVGVGLAWFLGLMVDLLQGGIIGQHSLTYVIIAYTCAVFYKRLRMYHRWQQGFFVCCLVSINQLVDFWVDHYLGHAEPTLLIFMPAVMTGLLWPWSFIILRSVRRIYAIR, from the coding sequence ATGAAACCGATTTTTGTATTTTGTATTACATTGTTAACGGCCTTAATGCTTGAAGCTGTGCCTTTTCCTGAAGAGCTTGTATGGTTTCGTCCTGAGTGGGCTTTATTGGTCATTTTATATTGGGTGATTGCTTTACCTTTTCGTGTTGGCGTTGGTTTGGCTTGGTTCTTGGGGTTGATGGTTGATTTATTGCAAGGTGGGATAATTGGTCAGCATTCTCTCACGTACGTGATTATCGCCTATACCTGTGCTGTATTTTATAAGCGATTGAGGATGTACCATCGTTGGCAGCAAGGCTTTTTTGTATGCTGTTTGGTTAGTATTAATCAATTAGTTGATTTTTGGGTCGATCATTATCTTGGGCATGCGGAGCCAACATTATTGATCTTTATGCCGGCTGTGATGACGGGGTTGTTATGGCCTTGGTCTTTTATTATTTTGCGCAGTGTGCGCCGTATTTACGCTATCCGCTAG
- the mreC gene encoding rod shape-determining protein MreC, translated as MLVILSIVMIVADVRYSTFSQVRPYLTLLVTPIQVVVNTPQKVLNWAGEHLASREGLVSENQSLQSEILLLRSRQQRLDSLQAENVRLRELLDASQRVDEKIVMAEVIGFDQNAYSHKLMIDKGFSSGAYVGQPVLDATGVLGQVVETAAYSSRVLLIADASHFVPVQLSRTGFRGILRGTGSLKRMELMSVPRSVDIKKGDILTTSGLDKRFPSGYPVGVVRSVKYTQGKAYADVDVVPLAQLGRSRHVMLIDKPKAER; from the coding sequence GTGCTGGTTATTTTGTCTATAGTGATGATTGTTGCTGATGTTCGTTATTCTACCTTTTCGCAGGTGAGGCCTTATTTGACCCTGCTTGTGACTCCCATACAAGTCGTAGTGAACACCCCTCAGAAAGTGCTTAATTGGGCTGGTGAACATCTTGCCAGCAGAGAGGGGTTAGTAAGTGAAAACCAGTCCTTGCAGTCTGAGATATTGCTTTTGCGCAGTCGACAGCAGAGACTGGATTCCCTTCAAGCTGAAAACGTTCGTTTACGTGAATTGCTGGATGCTTCACAGCGAGTTGACGAAAAAATTGTCATGGCAGAAGTGATAGGCTTTGATCAGAATGCTTACAGTCATAAACTAATGATAGACAAAGGTTTTTCTTCTGGAGCTTACGTTGGACAGCCTGTTTTGGATGCAACGGGCGTGTTGGGTCAGGTGGTTGAAACAGCGGCGTACAGTAGCCGTGTATTACTTATCGCTGATGCTAGTCATTTTGTTCCTGTACAGCTATCTCGAACAGGCTTTAGAGGGATTTTACGCGGAACGGGTAGCTTGAAACGCATGGAGCTGATGAGTGTTCCTCGTTCTGTCGATATTAAAAAAGGCGATATATTAACAACTTCGGGCTTAGATAAACGCTTTCCAAGTGGATATCCTGTCGGGGTTGTGCGAAGCGTCAAGTATACTCAGGGTAAGGCTTACGCCGATGTCGATGTAGTTCCTTTGGCTCAGCTGGGGCGCAGTCGACACGTTATGCTTATTGATAAGCCCAAGGCTGAGCGATAA
- a CDS encoding rod shape-determining protein, with amino-acid sequence MFKKIRGMFSSDLSIDLGTANTLIYVRGRGIVLDEPSVVAIRHNGNQKTVASVGTDAKRMLGRTPGNITAIRPMKDGVIADFHVTEKMLQYFIAKVHENSFLKPSPRVLVCVPCKSTQVERRAIKESALGAGAREVYIIEEPMAAAIGAGLPVAEASGSMVIDIGGGTTEIAIISLNGIVTSESIRVGGDRFDEAITTYVRRQYGSLIGDATAERIKTEIGMAYHTGEELQIDVRGRNLAEGIPRSFVLSSTEILEALQEPLAQIVQAIKGVLEQSPPELAADIGETGLVLTGGGALLREIDRLISEETGLPVIIADDPLTCVARGGGMALELMDKHASELFTADNE; translated from the coding sequence ATGTTTAAGAAAATCAGGGGAATGTTTTCAAGCGATTTGTCTATTGACCTAGGGACGGCAAATACCCTTATTTACGTTCGTGGCCGCGGAATCGTGCTTGATGAGCCGTCTGTAGTAGCCATTCGTCATAATGGAAATCAGAAAACAGTAGCGTCAGTTGGTACTGATGCGAAGCGTATGTTAGGCCGGACGCCAGGTAATATTACGGCGATTCGACCGATGAAAGACGGCGTTATTGCTGATTTTCATGTTACAGAAAAAATGCTGCAGTACTTTATTGCAAAAGTACACGAGAACAGCTTTTTGAAACCAAGCCCACGAGTTTTGGTTTGTGTTCCTTGTAAGTCTACCCAAGTCGAACGTCGTGCTATTAAAGAGTCAGCGTTGGGTGCGGGTGCACGTGAAGTTTATATCATTGAAGAGCCAATGGCGGCCGCGATTGGCGCTGGTCTTCCTGTTGCTGAAGCGTCAGGTTCAATGGTGATTGATATTGGTGGTGGTACAACCGAGATCGCTATCATTTCGTTAAATGGTATCGTTACATCAGAATCGATTCGTGTTGGTGGTGACCGTTTTGATGAAGCCATTACGACCTATGTTCGTCGTCAATACGGCAGTTTGATTGGTGATGCTACCGCGGAACGTATTAAGACGGAAATCGGTATGGCTTACCATACAGGTGAAGAATTACAGATCGATGTTCGTGGTCGTAATTTAGCTGAAGGTATTCCACGTTCTTTCGTTTTGAGCAGTACTGAAATCCTAGAAGCGCTGCAAGAACCGCTTGCTCAAATCGTTCAAGCTATTAAAGGTGTTCTTGAGCAGTCGCCTCCAGAATTGGCTGCAGATATAGGCGAGACTGGATTGGTATTAACTGGCGGCGGTGCTTTGTTGCGTGAAATCGATCGCCTGATCAGTGAAGAAACGGGCTTGCCTGTCATTATTGCTGATGATCCGTTGACCTGTGTTGCTCGAGGCGGTGGTATGGCGTTAGAGTTGATGGATAAACACGCATCTGAGCTTTTTACTGCAGATAATGAGTAA
- the gatC gene encoding Asp-tRNA(Asn)/Glu-tRNA(Gln) amidotransferase subunit GatC — protein MSIDKQDVQKIAHLARLALTEEDADQYQHSLSSVLSLVEQMQSVNTDGIEPLSNPLEMTQRLREDKVTEENRRDAFLANAPQTEAGLFLVPKVID, from the coding sequence ATGTCCATAGACAAACAAGACGTGCAAAAAATTGCACACTTGGCTCGCCTCGCCCTCACAGAGGAAGACGCCGATCAATATCAACATTCGCTATCCAGCGTATTATCGCTTGTTGAACAAATGCAATCTGTTAATACCGATGGCATTGAACCACTTTCGAATCCGCTTGAAATGACTCAAAGACTAAGAGAAGACAAAGTCACAGAAGAAAACCGCCGTGACGCATTCCTAGCGAACGCACCTCAGACCGAAGCCGGTCTTTTCCTAGTACCGAAAGTGATCGATTAA
- the gatA gene encoding Asp-tRNA(Asn)/Glu-tRNA(Gln) amidotransferase subunit GatA: MFEQSISTLAQKLRNKDISSVELTRYFLARIAKLDPQLNSFITVSEQQALVQAAAADALLQSGKGTSLTGIPVAHKDLFCTEGTLTTCGSKMLHNFIPPYESTVTSRIQQAGAVMLGKTNMDEFAMGSSNENSFYGAVKNPWNLDMVPGGSSGGSAAAVAAGLVVATTGTDTGGSIRQPASFCGITGLKPTYGRVSRFGMVAYASSLDQAGPMAKSAEDCAHLMQAISGFDEKDSTSSETPTDDYLVNINAPLTGLKIGLPKEYFGEGLDSKVADTIMVAVKEFEKLGATIKEISLPNLQLSIPSYYVIAPSEASSNLSRFDGVRFGHRCDDPKDLLDMYTRSRAEGFGTEVQKRIMVGTYALSEGYYDAYYLKAQKIRRLIKEDFVKALNEVDVIMGPVAPTTAFGLGSKTNDPVAMYLEDIYTLSVNLAGIPAMSIPAGFVNGMPVGLQVMGNYFAEAKLLNIAHQYQQNTDWHLKTPTMAKGA, translated from the coding sequence ATGTTTGAACAAAGCATTTCGACATTAGCGCAAAAATTACGCAACAAAGATATTTCAAGCGTCGAGCTCACTCGCTATTTTCTAGCGCGCATAGCCAAACTTGACCCACAACTAAACAGCTTCATTACCGTGAGCGAGCAGCAAGCACTAGTACAAGCCGCCGCCGCGGATGCTCTTCTACAAAGCGGAAAAGGCACCAGTTTGACAGGCATCCCTGTCGCACACAAAGATCTATTCTGCACAGAAGGTACTCTCACTACATGCGGTTCTAAAATGCTGCATAATTTCATTCCGCCTTATGAGTCAACCGTGACCAGCCGTATTCAGCAAGCTGGCGCCGTCATGTTGGGTAAAACAAACATGGACGAATTTGCCATGGGCTCCTCTAACGAAAACAGCTTTTACGGTGCGGTTAAAAACCCCTGGAACTTAGATATGGTTCCTGGCGGCTCTTCTGGTGGCTCTGCCGCAGCTGTTGCGGCAGGCCTTGTAGTGGCTACTACCGGCACCGACACGGGTGGATCCATTCGCCAACCCGCCTCTTTCTGCGGTATCACAGGACTCAAGCCAACTTATGGTCGTGTTTCTCGTTTCGGAATGGTCGCTTACGCATCCAGCCTTGACCAAGCCGGCCCAATGGCAAAAAGCGCCGAAGACTGTGCGCATTTAATGCAGGCCATAAGCGGTTTTGACGAAAAAGATTCAACGTCTTCTGAAACACCGACAGACGACTATTTGGTCAACATAAATGCACCATTAACAGGCTTGAAAATAGGTTTGCCAAAAGAATATTTCGGAGAAGGTCTCGACTCCAAAGTCGCTGATACCATTATGGTCGCAGTGAAAGAATTCGAAAAACTGGGCGCAACAATAAAAGAAATTTCATTGCCAAACTTACAACTTAGCATACCATCTTACTATGTAATCGCGCCCTCTGAAGCCTCATCAAACCTATCTCGTTTTGATGGCGTTCGATTTGGCCACCGCTGTGACGACCCGAAAGACCTACTGGATATGTACACCCGCTCGCGTGCGGAAGGTTTCGGCACTGAAGTCCAAAAGCGTATCATGGTCGGCACTTACGCCTTATCAGAAGGTTACTACGACGCCTACTACTTAAAAGCGCAAAAAATACGCCGCCTTATCAAAGAAGATTTCGTAAAAGCACTAAACGAAGTCGATGTCATCATGGGCCCTGTTGCGCCAACAACCGCATTTGGACTTGGCAGCAAAACCAACGATCCAGTCGCCATGTACCTAGAAGACATTTACACACTGTCCGTTAACCTTGCCGGTATCCCAGCTATGTCTATACCAGCAGGCTTTGTGAATGGCATGCCGGTCGGCCTTCAAGTAATGGGCAACTACTTCGCCGAAGCCAAGTTGCTTAATATAGCGCATCAGTACCAGCAAAATACTGACTGGCACCTTAAAACACCGACCATGGCAAAAGGAGCATAA
- the gatB gene encoding Asp-tRNA(Asn)/Glu-tRNA(Gln) amidotransferase subunit GatB — MNWEVVIGLEIHTQLTTKSKLFSGAAVGFGAEPNTQTTLVDLGMPGALPVLNKEALRMAVMFGHAVNAEIGMTSVFARKNYFYPDLPKGYQTSQMDHPIVGIGHLDVILEDGTTSRIGITRAHLEEDAGKSLHEDFQGMTGIDLNRSSTPLLEIVSEPDIRSAKEAVAYVKMIHSIVTYLGICDGNMAEGSMRCDVNISLRPKGQTEYGTRTEIKNVNSFRFIEKAIYTEVERQADILEDGGRIIQETRLYDPEKNETRSMRSKEDANDYRYFPCPDLLPIVLTQNYVDEIRASLPELPSQKAARFQSEHKLSEYDAHVLSSSRAMADYFENANAVVQDPKLTANWVMGELSKLLNQAQLDIANSPVSAHTFGELLLRIKDNTINGKTGKEVFQAMWEGEGSADAIIEAKGLKQVTDTGAIETMIQTILDANTAQVEQYRAADEDKQKKMIGFFVGQVMKASQGKANPGLVNPILAKMLKG; from the coding sequence ATGAATTGGGAAGTTGTTATTGGCCTTGAGATTCATACTCAGCTCACCACAAAATCAAAATTATTCTCTGGCGCCGCGGTTGGTTTTGGCGCTGAGCCGAACACTCAAACAACACTGGTTGATTTAGGCATGCCTGGTGCATTGCCCGTTCTAAACAAGGAAGCTTTGCGCATGGCCGTTATGTTCGGCCATGCCGTTAATGCCGAGATAGGCATGACATCGGTTTTTGCGCGTAAAAACTATTTTTACCCAGATCTCCCAAAAGGTTATCAAACCAGCCAAATGGATCACCCTATCGTTGGCATTGGCCACCTTGATGTTATATTGGAAGACGGAACCACTTCTCGTATCGGTATTACGCGAGCCCACCTTGAAGAAGACGCCGGGAAATCCCTTCACGAAGACTTTCAAGGCATGACAGGGATCGACCTAAATCGCTCCAGCACGCCTTTGCTTGAAATTGTCTCTGAACCTGACATTCGATCAGCTAAAGAAGCCGTCGCCTATGTCAAAATGATCCACTCTATTGTGACTTATCTTGGTATTTGTGATGGCAACATGGCGGAAGGCTCAATGCGTTGCGATGTCAATATATCATTGCGACCTAAAGGACAAACTGAATACGGTACGCGTACCGAAATTAAAAACGTCAACTCGTTCCGTTTTATTGAGAAAGCCATTTACACTGAGGTCGAGCGCCAAGCAGACATTTTAGAAGATGGTGGTCGAATTATTCAGGAAACTCGCCTGTACGATCCAGAGAAAAACGAAACTCGTAGCATGAGATCTAAAGAAGACGCTAACGATTATCGCTATTTTCCTTGCCCAGATTTATTGCCCATTGTATTGACGCAAAATTATGTGGATGAAATAAGAGCAAGCTTACCTGAATTGCCAAGCCAAAAAGCGGCGCGATTCCAAAGCGAACACAAGTTGAGCGAGTACGACGCGCATGTCCTTTCGTCTTCACGCGCTATGGCCGATTACTTTGAAAATGCAAATGCCGTCGTGCAAGACCCGAAATTGACCGCAAACTGGGTCATGGGCGAACTAAGCAAATTACTCAACCAAGCACAATTAGATATAGCAAACTCCCCTGTCAGCGCTCATACCTTTGGCGAGCTACTTTTGCGCATCAAAGACAACACAATCAACGGCAAAACAGGCAAAGAAGTTTTCCAAGCTATGTGGGAAGGCGAAGGATCAGCCGACGCTATTATCGAAGCAAAAGGTCTAAAGCAAGTCACAGACACCGGCGCCATCGAAACCATGATCCAAACCATTCTGGATGCAAATACAGCTCAAGTAGAGCAATATCGTGCAGCAGACGAAGACAAACAAAAGAAAATGATCGGCTTCTTTGTTGGACAAGTCATGAAAGCGTCACAAGGCAAAGCTAATCCTGGCCTTGTTAACCCCATTCTCGCAAAAATGCTGAAAGGCTAA